The Lentimicrobiaceae bacterium genome segment TCTTTTTCAATAATTCCGTCTTTATTCCCTGATTTGATGAAATTCTTAACAATTCTATCTTCAAGAGAATGATACGATATAACCACCAATCTACCTCCAACATCAAGCACATCTATGGCTTGCTCCAACATATCCGACAAAACTCCCAACTCGTTATTGACTTCTATTCGCAACGCTTGAAAAACCTGAGCTAAGTACTTGTTTTGCTGTTCTCGTTTACAAAGTTTCACAGCTATGTTTTTAAGGTCTTCTACTGTTTTTATCGGACTGCTATTTCTGCTTTCAACAATTTTTGAACTAAGTAGTCTGGCGTTTTTTATTTCGCCATAATAAAAAAACACATCAGCCAATTGCTCTTCGGTGTAGTTATTGAGGACATCGGCAGCACTTTGTTGCCAATTTGTGTCCATTCGCATATCAAGGTCGGCGTCAAAGCGAGTTGAAAAGCCTTTTTCGGGAGTGTCTATTTGATAAGATGAAATTCCCAAATCGGCAATAATTCCATCGACCGGTAAACAATTCAAATACCTTAAAAAGTTTTTCAGATACTTAAAATTGTAATTTAATAATATGAATCTATCGTCGTCAATGGCGTTGGATAAAGCATCTTCGTCTTGGTCGAAAGCAATCAGCTTGCCCTTGCTGCTTAGCTTGCTCAATATTTCTTTTGAATGACCTCCACCGCCGAATGTAACGTCAACGTAGCAACCTTTTGGATTAATATTTAACCCCAAAATGCTCTCGTTTAACATTACAGGCAAATGATAGCTCATAGTTTTTATTCATTAATATTAACATCTCCCAAAATTTCTTCAGCCAAACTCGAAATATTTTCAAGTGTTGCTTCAACCGATTTATCAAACAATGTTTTGTTCCATATTTCTATGCGGTCGAAATTGGCAGTAAGAACGATATCGCTTTCAATTTCGGCAAATTGCAACAAGTCTTTTGGAATAAGCACTCGGCTACTTCCGTCAACATTAAGCTCACGCAAACCGGTTGTGTAGGCTCTAATAAAGTCGTTGTGCTTTTTTAGCATCTTATTGAGCTTACGGGTAATATTACTAAGATTAAGCTCCCAATTGGACGTAGGATACAATTCCAAACATTTGCTGAAAATGTGTTTCTTAATAATAAAACCGTCGCCAATAGCGTCTCCCAACTGGCTCTTGAATCCCGAAGGCATCAAGAACCTGCCTTTAGCATCGACTTTACACGTATATTCACCTCTAATTGATAGCATTATTAATTTTTTGG includes the following:
- the rsmH gene encoding 16S rRNA (cytosine(1402)-N(4))-methyltransferase RsmH, which produces MSYHLPVMLNESILGLNINPKGCYVDVTFGGGGHSKEILSKLSSKGKLIAFDQDEDALSNAIDDDRFILLNYNFKYLKNFLRYLNCLPVDGIIADLGISSYQIDTPEKGFSTRFDADLDMRMDTNWQQSAADVLNNYTEEQLADVFFYYGEIKNARLLSSKIVESRNSSPIKTVEDLKNIAVKLCKREQQNKYLAQVFQALRIEVNNELGVLSDMLEQAIDVLDVGGRLVVISYHSLEDRIVKNFIKSGNKDGIIEKDFYGRQKNIIKAVNKKPIVPTDSELLANPRSRSAKLRIAEKVI